CTCAAGTGGGATAGGTTCCCCTAGAGCAAAGCCCCGATCACCATCGCCAGAAAGAGCAGGAAGAGGTAAGGGCTCGAGAACTTGAAGAGCAGCTTCGCGTTTCTTTCCGTAGGCCTCGCCACAAGAAGGAAGCCGAGCGCCAGGGCGGGGATGCCAAGGAGGACGGCAGAGATCGTGTAAACCGGACCGAGCCCGCCAAAGTAGGCCAGGGACAGGGAGATACCGAACATGATCAGGGTGGTCGAGGCGATGCACCTGAGCGCCCTCCTCTCGGACGTGACCACCGGGAGCATGGGGATTCTCGCCCTTGAGTAATCATCCTTGTGGAGGAGCGCCAGGCTCCATATGTGGCCGGGGGTCCATGCAACGACGAGGGAGAACGCCATGAGCGGGATGAAATCCACAGACCCCGTGATGGCGACCCATCCGCCGAGGGCCGGGAGACCGCCGCCGAAGCCGCCCAAGATGACGTTCCAAGAGGTTCTTCTCTTCAGCCCCGCGCTGTAGACGACGACCGTATCGACGACCCCGAGGATCCCGATGAAGAGGAACAGGAGACCCACGGGCACAGCAAGCACGAGACCCGCGACGACGAGCGTCCCGCCAAAGAGCGCCGCCCGCCTGTCCGGACGGATCTGGTCCCTCGGGATCGGCCTCTTCTGGGTCCTCTCCATCGCCCTGTCTACGTCCCTGTCTATGTAGCACGTGACCGCATTGGTCCCGGATGTGGTCAGGTGCACAGAGAGAATCGCGAGGACCCATATCGCGACACCGGGGTCGGCCTCCTCCACGAAATGGGCGGTGAGCATCATCGCGACCGACGTGAAGAGGAGCAGCGCCACGATCGCTGGCTTGGTGAGCGAGAAGTACGCTCGGGGGTTCATCTCGACGCCATCATGTTTGCAAACGTACTTGTATTTGTTCTTCCGTCTGCGAACGCTGTGGTGATTGCATGAGTGAGACAGGCCAGAATCTGAAGGACGCATTCGCAGGCGAATCACAGGCCAACAGGAGGTATCTGGCCTTTGCCCTGAAAGCGGAAAAGGAGGGCTTTCCCGAGGTTGCCAGGCTGTTCCGCGTCGCCGCCGAATCCGAGACCTACCACGCGTGGAACCATCTGAGGGCGATCGGTGCCATCGGGACCACAGAGGAGAACCTCCAAGAGGCCATGATGGGCGAGAGGCACGAGGCCGTTGAGATGTATCCCGACTTCATCGAGCAGGCCAACATCGAGGAGAACAAGTTGGCGGGAAGGTCCTTCACCTGGGCCTTGGCCGCGGAGAAGGTCCACGAGGGGCTCTACTCTGAAGCCCTGGAAGCGATGAAGGCGGGCAAGGACTTCGAGAGAAAGGAATACCATATCTGCCCGGTGTGCGGTTACACCATGGAGGGCGAGCCCCCGGACCGGTGTCCTCTCTGCAACGCACCAAAGGACAGGTTCATCAAGATGTAGGTGGTGTGATGGCTAAGTGGGAATGCACAGTATGTGGTTACATCTACGACCCAGAAACCGGAGATGTTGAATCAGGAATCGTGGCAGGAACGTCCTTTGAGGACCTTCCGGCTGACTGGATATGCCCCGTTTGCGGGGCTCCCAAGGAAGATTTCGTACAACTCGGCTAGCCCTTTTGCAGGGTGTACAGCCCCCGCGTCGTCGAGCTTCCAGCAGCAATCAGAAAAAGACAGGGCCCAGCCTAGACGGAGACTACGGATTTCACCTCTGGGATGCGGTCCTTGAGCACCTTCTCGATCCCCATCTGCAGGGTCAGCGTGGACATGGGACACGTCCCGCAGGCGCCCTTCAGCCTCACGGAGACGACTCCGCTGTTCTCATCGTAGTTCTGGAACTCCACGTCTCCGCCGTCCATTTGAAGGCCAGGACGGATCTCCTTATCCAGTACGTCTAGGATTTTCTCTCTCACGTTGAGACCTCCGTATGGGATATAACTCCGTTCCAGTTATTTCAACTTTCGCTGTCACTGAGCCGAGTGACATATTTAAGGGAGAAACCGTTGTGCCATTGATTGGCATGCCCATAAACGAAGACAGGCTGAGAAAGATGCAGAACCTTGGTCTCACGGAATATCAGGCTAGGATCTACCTTACCCTGCTCGACCTGGGGAAGGCGATCGCGAGTCAGCTGCCCTCCCTTTCCCGCGTTCCGAGGACAAGGATATACTCCACGATGAACCAACTTCACGAGAAAGGTCTCGTTGAGATACTCCCCGAGAAGCCGACCAAGTACGTGCCAGTGCCCATCGAGGCATACATCGAGAAGGTCGCAGAGAGGAAGAGGCTCGAGGCTAGCGAACTGGAGACCAACGTGGACGACTTCTCGCTGGAGTTCGCCATAACACCTACGGTCGAGGTGGCCAAGGCGGGCAAGTTCGAGGCCATTTACGGCAGGAGGAACGTCAGGGAGCGCCTGTCGAGAATGTACGACGGGGCGAAGAAGGAGATGATCTCAGTCGGTTCATGGGCAAGTCCGACGAGGCTCGTTCATGCGAGGTTGCCTTGGATCGAGGAGAAGTCCAAGGAGGGCCTGGTCCTCAAGTACGCCTTCCCAGTCGACTCGACAACCATGGAGGATGTGAAGATCCTCGAGGAACACATCGACGTCAGGACGATCGATATGCACCTGCCGATATACTTCATCGTCAAGGACTCAGAGGAGCTGTTGCTGTGCCATCCGATTCCCAACGATGAGGTCGTCCATCGCGGGGACGACATCGCCATATGGACGGACGACGAGGGCATAGTGGGCGCCATGAAGGCGATAGCCGAGAGCATCTGGAATGAGGGTTTCTCTCCCGGGTCGGCGAACATCACCGACACGCTCGTGGCATTGACGAAGAGGTATCTCGACCTGCTCGGCGTGAACATACTCCCCATCTTCAAGGCCCTCGGAAGGGAGGTGGGGATCGCCCTCGCCGCATCCATGAAGTCGAAGACCAAGAAGGAGCTCTTGGGCGAGCTCAGCGAGTTCTGGAAGGATCACGACCTCGGCAGGATCGAGATAATCAGCGAGGACCCCATGACCATCCGCCTCGAGGACTTCATCGAATGCGAGAAGCT
The nucleotide sequence above comes from Candidatus Thermoplasmatota archaeon. Encoded proteins:
- a CDS encoding heme o synthase — its product is MRPSDSGLSHSCNHHSVRRRKNKYKYVCKHDGVEMNPRAYFSLTKPAIVALLLFTSVAMMLTAHFVEEADPGVAIWVLAILSVHLTTSGTNAVTCYIDRDVDRAMERTQKRPIPRDQIRPDRRAALFGGTLVVAGLVLAVPVGLLFLFIGILGVVDTVVVYSAGLKRRTSWNVILGGFGGGLPALGGWVAITGSVDFIPLMAFSLVVAWTPGHIWSLALLHKDDYSRARIPMLPVVTSERRALRCIASTTLIMFGISLSLAYFGGLGPVYTISAVLLGIPALALGFLLVARPTERNAKLLFKFSSPYLFLLFLAMVIGALL
- a CDS encoding rubredoxin, whose amino-acid sequence is MAKWECTVCGYIYDPETGDVESGIVAGTSFEDLPADWICPVCGAPKEDFVQLG
- a CDS encoding rubrerythrin family protein: MSETGQNLKDAFAGESQANRRYLAFALKAEKEGFPEVARLFRVAAESETYHAWNHLRAIGAIGTTEENLQEAMMGERHEAVEMYPDFIEQANIEENKLAGRSFTWALAAEKVHEGLYSEALEAMKAGKDFERKEYHICPVCGYTMEGEPPDRCPLCNAPKDRFIKM
- a CDS encoding NifU family protein; this encodes MREKILDVLDKEIRPGLQMDGGDVEFQNYDENSGVVSVRLKGACGTCPMSTLTLQMGIEKVLKDRIPEVKSVVSV